The following nucleotide sequence is from Pseudonocardia sp. C8.
CAGGACCGTCTGGAAGCTGTCGACGGTGTCGCCGTCCTTGATGTGCCAGTGCACGACCTGCCGGTTCCCGCTCGCTCCCTTGGACGAGTAGAACTCGCTCATCCGGCCGAAGATGGCGTCGAGCACCGGCCGGCGCACGTCGGACGACATGATCGTCGCCAGCTGCTGCTTCGACGCGCCCTTGACCAGCCGTGCGAACAGCGACGGATCGACGGCCTTCGGGTCGCCGTCGCGCAGGGCGGTCCCGAGGGTCGCGAGCAGGTCCTGGTCGGACAGGGTCTTCGGGTCCACGCTGCGGCCCAGCTCGTTGATGTCGATCGTCCCGGTCATCGCCTGCTCCACCTCGCCGTGGTCCATGAAGTGTCCGGTACTACGAGTACCGCTTCGGGTTCAGCCTACTTTACGCGCGAGTAGCTAGACTGTCGAGATGGCACCCTCCGCGAGCGCGCCCCGCCGTCGCCTGCCGGCGGAGGAACGCGAGAAGCAGGTCCTCGACGCGGCCGTGCGCGTGTTCTCCCGGATCGGCTTCCACGACGCCTCGATGGACGACGTCGCCGAGCAGGCCGGGGTGTCGAAGCCGATGGTGTACACGCACGGCGGCGGTTCGAAGGAGGAGCTGCTGCGGCGCTGCATCCGGCGCGAGTCCGACCGGCTGCTGCGGTCGGTGTCCGGTGCGGCCGGCGGGCCGGTGGTGGGCGCCGAGGAGCGGCTCCGGCGCGGGCTGCGGGCGTTCTTCACCACGCTCACCACCCATCGGGACGGGTGGTCGGTGCTCTACCGGCAGGCCCGGACCGGCACGTTCGCCGACGAGGTGCACGCGGCCCGGTCCCGGATCGTCGAACGGGTGGCGGAGCTGCTCGCGGACGAGCTCGACGTCCCGCCCGGCACCGACCCGCTGGCCGTCACCGGGCCGGTCGCCGCCGCGCTCGCCGGTGCCGCCGAAGGTCTCGCCGACTGGTCCGGTGGGGCGGGCGGGCCGGACGACCCGGACGTCCTCACCGAGGCGCTCTTGACCCTGGTCTGGCCGGGGCTGGAACGCCTCCGCCGCGGTGGATGACCCGCCGCTCAGGTCTCCGTGGCGGGACGCGTCACCATCCGCCGGGTCCGGTCCGGCAGCCGGTCGACGATCCGGCCGATGCGCTCCGTGGTCCCCTGCAGCGGGGCGAGTGCGTCGGCCAGCACCCCGATCTGCCGGTCGAGGGCGTCGATCCGGGCCGCGACCGACTTCAGGTCCGGTGCGACGGCGGTGAGCCGGTCGGCGGCCTGGGCCAGGTTCGTGTCGAGGGCGACGAGCCGGGGCGTCGCGCTGTCGTCGTCGGTGGCGGGGTCGCCGACGACGGTCGCGAGCCGATGCACCGCACCGCCCTCTTCGATCGCGGCGGCGAGCGCAGCCAGGTCGGCCCGGACGTGCCCGAGCTGCTGCAACGGCTCGACCGCTCCGGACAGCCGGGCGAGGTCCTCGCGGGTGCGGGCGAGCTCGCGCAGCGGCTCCACCGCACCGGCGAGCACGGTGAGGTCCGCCCGGGTCAGCGCGAGCTCCTGCAACGGTTCGACGGCGCCGGCGAGCGTCGTGAGGTCCCCCCGGGTCCGGGCCAGCTCCCGCAACGGCTCGACCGCACCGGCGAGCACGGTGAGGTCCGCCCGGGTCAGCGCCAGTTCCTGCAGCGGTGCGACCGCCTCGGCGAGCCGGGCGAGGTCGTCGCGGGTGGCGGCGAGGTCCTGCACCGACGGCACGGCCGCGGTGAGCGTCTCCAGGTGCTCCCGGGCCGACGCCAGCTGGCGCAGCGGCGGCACGGCGCCGGCGAGCTCGGCGAGGTCACCCCGGGTGCCGGCGAGCTCCTGCAGGGGCCCGACGGCCTCGGCGAGCCGGTCCAGGGCCGCGACCGCACCGGCGAGGGCGGCCAGATCGTCGCGGGCGCCGGCGAGGTGGCGCAGCGGCTCCACCGCCGACGACAGCTCCGACAGCGGTTCGACGGCCGACGCGAGCTCGGACAGCGGCCCGACCGCGGAGGCCAGGTCTCCGAGCGGCCCGACCGCGGCCGCGAGCTCGTGCAGGTCCGCCCGCACGCCCGCGAGCTCGTGCAGGTCCGCCCGGACCCCTGCCAGCTCGTGCAGGTCGTCGCGGAGGGCGGCGAGCTCCCGCAGCGGCTCGACCGCACCGGCCAGGGTGCCGAGGTCGCGGCGCGCCCCGGCGAGCTCCGTCAGCGGGCCGGCCGCACCGGCCAGCTCGACCACGGCCTTCGTCAGCTGGTCCACCCGGGCGACGGTCTCCGGGTCGTCCCAGAGCGCGACGACCCGGCCGAGGACGTCGTCGAGCACCGGAGCGAGCCCGGTGAGCGCGGACTCGACACCGCCGATCCGGCGCGGCAGCGACGTCAGCTCGCCCGCCACCGCCGGCACCGCCTCGGCCGCGCGGGGTGCCTCGGCGAGCCATCCCGGCAGCCGGCGTCCGATCTCGACCGCGGCACCGACGGTCCCGAGCGCGGTCCCGATCAGCGTCCCGGTGATCCCCGCGGGCGACCACGGGGACGGGACGGGCTGCTCTGCCATCGGTCTCCTCCGGTTCGCTCCGAACGTCGCGGCGCAAGCTTCTCAGATCGGACCACCGGCGTACCGGTCAGTAGGACGTGTCGTCCACCCGGGCCGCACCGGTGCCGCCGGCCTCGCGGGCCGCGGCGTCGTCGAGGATCGTCGCGGTGCCGCTGGTGCCGAACCGGGTCACCCCCGCCGCGTGGAACGCCAGCACGGTGTCCAGGTCCCGCACCCCGCCTGAGGCTTTCACCTGCACGGACGGCCCGACCGTCCGCCGCATGAGCGCGACGTGCCCGGGGGTCGCTCCACCCCCGGCGAACCCGGTGGAGGTCTTCACGAACGCCGCTCCCGCCCGCTCGGCCGCCGTGCAACCGGCGACGATCTCGTCGTCGGACAGCAGCGCCGTCTCCAGGATGACCTTCACGACCCGGCCGCCTGCGGCCTCGACGACGGCCCGGATGTCGGCCTCGACGTCGTCGAGCAGGCCGCTGCGCAGCCGTCCCACGTTGAGGACCATGTCGAGCTCGGCCGCACCGTCGGCGATCGCCTGCCGGGACTCCGCGACCTTGGCCGCGGTGCTGGTCGTGCCGTGCGGGAAGCCGATCACGGTCCCGACCGCGACGCCGGTACCGGCCAGCCGAACGGCCGCGTGCGCGACGTCGCTCGGCCGCACGCACACGCTGAAGATCCGGTATCGAGCAGCGAGGTCGAGCTGTGCGTCGACGTCGTCCCTGGTCAGCTCGGGTTTCAGGATCGCGTGGTCGATCATCCCGGCGATCTCGGCGGCGGTGAGGGTCGAGGCGCTCACGGCGGTCCTCCTCCGGCGGTGCTGCTGACGTGGGCCGAAGGCTACGCGTCGCGCACGCCCCGTTCCGCTGCGATGCTGGGCCGGTGTACCGGAGGCACCGGTACCGGGAAGGGACGGCCGATGACGGACGACCACCGGCAGCGCCGGCCGGATCCGGTCCGCGTGGCGCGTACCGGGCCCGTCCTGCGGTTCGAGCGCTCGCGACACCCCTCGGGCACGGTGGTGCTGCGCGCGATCGGCTCCGTCGACGACGAGACCGCGCCCGACCTGTGCACCGAGCTCGGCCTCTGCGCAGAGGAGGGTTCCGATGTGGTCCTGGACCTGTCCGGTGTCGACTTCCTCGGCACCGCCGGGCTGACGTCGCTCGTCGAGGCCCGGGACCTGCTCGCCGCCGAGGGCACCCAGCTCCGCATCCTGTGCGGCGGCAGCAGGCCGGCCCGGCGGGCCCTGCAGGTGACCGGCGCGATGGAGCTGTTCGAGGTCGTCGACCGCGTGCCCGGCGGGCCAACGCGCGGCGGGCTGTTCGGGGTCCCCGACCC
It contains:
- a CDS encoding SCP2 sterol-binding domain-containing protein; protein product: MDHGEVEQAMTGTIDINELGRSVDPKTLSDQDLLATLGTALRDGDPKAVDPSLFARLVKGASKQQLATIMSSDVRRPVLDAIFGRMSEFYSSKGASGNRQVVHWHIKDGDTVDSFQTVLHEGTCTVTAGTDEEPRTALTMPGTEFLKIVTNNANPVTLFMTRKLKVSGDVGFATALPNMFRIPSA
- a CDS encoding TetR/AcrR family transcriptional regulator — protein: MAPSASAPRRRLPAEEREKQVLDAAVRVFSRIGFHDASMDDVAEQAGVSKPMVYTHGGGSKEELLRRCIRRESDRLLRSVSGAAGGPVVGAEERLRRGLRAFFTTLTTHRDGWSVLYRQARTGTFADEVHAARSRIVERVAELLADELDVPPGTDPLAVTGPVAAALAGAAEGLADWSGGAGGPDDPDVLTEALLTLVWPGLERLRRGG
- the deoC gene encoding deoxyribose-phosphate aldolase, yielding MSASTLTAAEIAGMIDHAILKPELTRDDVDAQLDLAARYRIFSVCVRPSDVAHAAVRLAGTGVAVGTVIGFPHGTTSTAAKVAESRQAIADGAAELDMVLNVGRLRSGLLDDVEADIRAVVEAAGGRVVKVILETALLSDDEIVAGCTAAERAGAAFVKTSTGFAGGGATPGHVALMRRTVGPSVQVKASGGVRDLDTVLAFHAAGVTRFGTSGTATILDDAAAREAGGTGAARVDDTSY
- a CDS encoding STAS domain-containing protein, yielding MTDDHRQRRPDPVRVARTGPVLRFERSRHPSGTVVLRAIGSVDDETAPDLCTELGLCAEEGSDVVLDLSGVDFLGTAGLTSLVEARDLLAAEGTQLRILCGGSRPARRALQVTGAMELFEVVDRVPGGPTRGGLFGVPDPDVRLDGRPRNSGRPQP